The genomic region atatataaagAATTATAAAGAAAATGATAGACAAGGTTAAATTCAACCAATACATAAGTTTTGACACAAAAGGTTGACATAGATCAAACTGACACTTACTTAAAGTGACTCTAGATGAAACAATCAAAACACGATCACAAGACAACTTGAACATACGTGTGTGTGCAAAgactcaaatgacactacttgccTGTTTCGATGTTTGTATTCCTCTCTCCAATGATGCTCCCCCTCTCTATCCTAGGGGGCAAGGTGGATCGTTCAACATCCATCTTAGAAACCCCAATTGTAGTTAGCCATTACATTAATCAAGATCAAATATTTCGAAAGAAAACATTAATCATATGGTATTGAACATCAATGGCAAGCATTTAATACACATATGCACAATTACAATCATCCATCTGATGCAAGCTAtattcataagtaaattcaccacaaAATACCATGTAAGTAAAAGCATTGTCAATGTCATAAAGAGGGACACAACAATTTATTAATTTCCTATCAATAATTATGATTTGTGGATAAATAATCACCATTGAAGCACATAAAGGGATTCATTCTAATATTTGGATAtgatatatattaaaacataagaaattaatcaaattagaaaatgaaattaaaaaaattaaaccttAAAGCCAAAACCCCAACAGTGTAACATCATTTGGTTTCACTCATTGAAATGAATAAGAATAAATTCTTCTTATAAAAATTATTTAGAGACAAGGTACTGAATCAAGTAGTTATAAGCAAGTCACACTATATATACGAACCAAGCAAaaaataattagtaaaacatgttcataaataaaaaaataaattaataaagagCATTTAGTACTAAATGTGTTGTTGGACATGGTGCTTAAAGACTCACCATTGTGTTTGTGATTTCAAAACAACTACTATCAAGGATTGATAAATTTACTAGATGTTATTCCAGGTCATCTTTGCACTCGTATAAATGATCTTCATGTTTGTAGAATCTATCATTTTCTATGAATTCCATATAGATGACTCtactcttttgaattttttttacccTAAGTATTTGAACATGGTGGTGCTAATAGACATTGATAAATATTGATGTGCTAGGCATAAGAGGTAACATGCTCTCCTTTTGCCTTAATCAAACCATTGGATTAACTCAATATTTTTTATAGGATCAAAGAGACTCGTCCATGTAAATGCCTAATTTATTTTTACTAATGCTAATGTAAATAACCATGGCTATTCTAATAATGATGCATGCGTAATTAATATTCCCTCTAGATGAAGTTTCTCTTTATCTTTTCTTATATTAAAAATGAATTAGGGTTTGTTCTCTTCTTCAACAtccttgcaaacacatttgaacaTTTAGAGCTTAATACTAGAGATTATTTATGGATTTTCTATGTATGTTTTTTGATTGAAGTTTTAGATCATATTTAGCAATCTATCACCAAGAAGAGGAAAGTGAAGGTTTAGGATGCAAACATGGTCTCAAAAGAAAGAGGGGGAGAAAGAATAATGAATCCCTTCTttatatttcattttaattaatattttaggtTTGGTTTCTTATTCTTTAGTCCCTTCTTCCCCTATGATTCTTTTTAAGACCAATATTTGCATCCTAATCCTTCACTTTCCtcttcttgatgatggatcattgtGTTATGAAAAATCGTACATAAGTCTATTGGCAACCCCTGTTATTCGACATGGATTGTGAAAAAATATATCAACTATTTAAAGCTTGTGTTGACAAGTAACAACTAGCCATAAAGGGATTGACTTGGAGTGAAAAATAAATTCGGTTTTGTAAGTTTGAGGGTCAAAATCATAAATGTGGATTTAAGCATCCACATAAATGACTTAGCGTAAGGAAAGGTAGAGGGCTCGACCTTTGGAATGTGCAAAGTGAAAATTTAGTCAAGCTTCATGTTGCTTATTGACTCTTACACAAAAATATGCTAATTGTATGCTAATCATTGCATTTAGTATAAACATCTCAATGCGAATTGATAAAAAACATTAAGTATACAATTCTCAccattgtaaaaaaaataaaaaataaaaaaataaaaaccaaattTCATTAGTTGGAAAAAAATGTAATATTCAATATAATAAATTAACTAACTAAATATATTCTTTAAATTAAAATTTCATTAATAGTAACTAAATCTAttctttaaatttaaaatttcGTTAATAGATAAATAGCTAAAGATTTGAATATGTAGGAGACTAGAACAATCTATAAGACACACAAAGTCAAAATTGAAGGAATGAGATAAGAAAAAAGGAAAGGGTCTTTTATAGTCCATGATGGCAACAATTTGTATATGGGTCTACACAATTTTCACCATTGTAAAaagaaacaattaaaaaaaataataaccaaACTTCATTAGTTGGAAAAAATTGTAATATTCAAAATAATAAATTAACTAACTAAATCTATTCTTTAAACTTAAAATTTCATTAATAGATAAATAGCTAAAGTAACTAAATCCATTCTTTAAACATAAAATTTTGTTAATAGATAAGTAGCTAAAGATTTGAATATGTAGGAGACCAAAACAATCTATAAGACACACAAAGTCAAAATTGAAGGAATGAGATAAAGAAAAAGGAAAGGGTCTTTTATAGTCCATGATGCCAACAATTTGTATATGGGTCTACAGATGGATTAggaggtacctaactgcactacaaacaaggcatacataccttacccctttgtgatttgaacttgtgacctctctttcaaaaagacaagttctccaccactaaaAAACACTATAACAAAAAGAGGTCTAGAAACACTATAACAAAAAGAGGTGACAAAAGAAGCTTAGCAAAGGTTGCAAAAGAAGTTTGTCAAAGGTGGCAAATGAGGTGAAAAAAGGCTTAGGTGGCAAAAGAGACTTAGTTGCAAAAGAGGCTTAGTTGGCAAAAAAGATGGTGGGCAAGGAGGCGGCAAATTCTAAGTTTAAAATCCTCTTCGGCCAACGGCTAGAAAGGACGCTACGGTTTTATATGATGCAGCACCAGTCTTCGCAAATATTAAAATGGGTTCTTCACCGTGAAATCAGCTTTTGTCATTTTGCTCGTTTACACACCAAAAAATAACGCGCCCTCGCTCGCTCATCCGATCTGTCATCAGCGTATTCACAGCTTCTCTTCACCTCGTGTATGGCTTTCTGCTATCAGACGGTGAGTTGTTTTTCTGCTCTTTCTTTCAATGTATCTAACTTATCAAATGAAAACCAGATATCTTTCCTTCCCCACATTTATTCGGGCATTCTCAGCATATTTAAAAAAGGGGTCCTGTTACTGCAAAGTAGGGTTTTCTGGCAGTGGTTTGTATATTCCTTTAAAAGTGCAAATGAAaccctatttcagctgaatgggcGTTCTCTGTGCGTTTGCGTGCAGGGGTTTGGGCTGGGCTGAAGGGTTTTTATATTGGCATGGAAGGCAATCCAGCTGAATGCTTTGTAGTTTTCTTCAAAAATGGGCCAGAGGAGAAACAAAAAGACGTCTGCAGGAGTTGAGAAGTCGCTTACATCCATATTAAATTCTTGTTCGGCTACTAGTAATAATCAGAGGTCGATTGAACAGGGATCTCCCCCTTCTCGAAAATGCACCAGTGTCGAAAAGAATGGAAATGGCGACGGAACTGCCCCGGCGAATGACTGTGTTATTTCGAAAAGGGTGAGAAGCAGGGGCAAACATCCTGGCAAGGAGAATGCCGTTGAAATAGAGCTAGATGTTAAAAATCTGTCTAAAAGGAGGAGCAGAAGAATACAATCAAAAGGTTTACAAGACACCCTGGGCAATGAGCAGCATGAAAATGAGAAGCGTAGTGCGGCACATATTGTTGTAGAAGTAGATTCTACAACAACGAAGCATAAAAAAGTAGCTACAAGGAGTTCAGATGGGGAGGGTGGTCAAGTGAGAAAAAGCAAGCGGAGTCGTGTTCAAAGTAGCACCGCTGCTGGATCTTCAACTGTAAAGAATCATGACATGGCTGATTCTTGCTTGAAGAAAAATCTTAGCAAAGTATGTGATCTAACAGGTACAAGTTGTCCTCCCCAAGGGTCTTTGTTGCCACGCACAGAGGCTGAAGCTGTTGAAACAGGTAGCAATTCTGTTCCCAACACACCTGCTATCAACCTTACGCAGGAAGCGCACCACAATTCTGCTGATGATGGCAGCCTGAATACGTTGGGTATGAAGGTTAAGTCCTTGCAAAAGTGCCAGAATAATGATGATAACTTTGATGAGAATGATGGAGTTGCAATCGCTATAACAGAGGTTAATTTGGCCTCTAACTTGTTATAATTATGTGTACTATGCTTTATGACCTATACAAATTGTCTTTCATTTTGCTATGCTTTGAATTGAACTAATATCACATCACTTTTCTCGAAAAATTGAATTCTCCCACAGATGCACAAGAATTACTCAAAATTACATGCCAAGTACCGGAAATTAAAGGTGATGTTGTGTCTTGTTTGTTTTTCTACATATGATTTGTTGCTTTGATTATAAAAAGTTATAatcttgtttttgcaaatttataCAGGCAAGGAAGCTCGATGAGGTTGATGCTTATATTGGACAGCAAGCCAAAAAATTCAGTGAGTACATCGATGGTACGTGTTTTGAATCTGAGTGCCTTTTTTATCAGTGTATTATCTTTATATGCTTGAAtaaattttccaaattgacatttttTTCCCACGAAAGATTATTGGTGGTGAAGCTTCTTGTTGATGATACTGAATGCACTAGGTATAAACTTAATACATTTGATGTAGAAAATACTCATAATACCATTTTCTTTGTTTAGAAGCATTATCTAGTAGTTCTATTAGATTTGTCATCTAGTAATATTTCCTCTAGGTATGTAGATCAAGAAATATGGTATGAGTTTTTATTAGAGAACCAGTGTTTTAAAGAAccttattttataatttaaaactTATTTCATGGCGTCTTGAGAAAATATCACATGCTTGGTAAGATTATGCTGGAGTTTACTTTGGTAATAAATGGATTTTGTTTATGACCTGCTGCATAAAATATGGCATGCAAAAAATAGGCTCCATCCAAAATGAGTAAAAAGCATGTTAATTTCATCATTTTACATCTCTGTTAATTTTGTGTTATGCACTATGCACTATCTTGGTATTTTGACCTTTGTCTTAAATTGAGAGTATTTACCAATTTTATGACCTATCCaaatcaaagaaacgggactcggactcgggactcggactcagactcggcttcagactcgggaaagtgaaaaactcgagaaatttagagatttttaaagatttaaaacttgtttcatgcaccctttattgaatacaccttatagacacaataacatcatcaaactcggctcatttgattacatacacaagtatacatcaatcacataagcataaacacaaattgtagctgaaggaaataacaaacatagatatataaatattgtcaaatgtatacaatattacaaaactcatggaataaaaaatccatgtcatcatatgaacatcatcaaatgttccacacaaataccaaaggtaaatacaactacaagcctatggctcagaggagtgtGCACCCTCTAGCCCCGACCCCCTGCGAAGGggtctaaggtaggtcttggatgattcgacagccatagctcctccccgtgacaccatgccatgctcaccatgccatgctcaccatgccatgctcaccatgTCACTATCAGTATCTGCCTCTGAATCACCTGTCTTTGcttgtgctctccgctcctcctcttcCATGGCTACAGCCTcggcctctatatctacctggtcgatccaatcagtgtcatcatcactaaagacagccGTAGGATCTATCTCAGTGGCCCACTTTGCATCAGGATCAatctcatctagaatgataggagagatgtcagctaatgcattctttctcattctcaggcggaggttgtagtgaacaaagatgagatcattcatcttctccacagataatctattgcgcctcttggagtgtatgtgctcaaacatactccaattgcgctcacaaccagatgcactgcatggttggctcaagatgcgaatggccaatttttgaatatttggtgtcattgggccaaaaaagctccaccaattatttgagtttgaaatgagaaaaataaataaaatcagtctcactcataaactcatttaacaatatacaataaaattaaaattaagccttacaatttatttttacctagcatcatagttgtcctactttctttggcTATAGGACGAgcgaaggtctccccttgtgcatttgagaacaaTTGTAGCTCTCGAATAAGCTCTGTCTGAGTAGTATCAGCAGGGGCCATCTTCTCCATGATcgagtatagcccattaaggaactccacatcagccttgaaagaaggggtAAAATGGAATGCcagattcagataataggctgctgcatggatgggcctatgaagctgatgatgccatctcctatcaatgatctcccaaatgggaccatacttgctctcatctccttcatagatggatttgatgccctccttcaccctatccatgccctcatatatgtagcccattgcgggcttttctccatccgcaactcgcaacaaaaccaccaagggcttaacaaactgcaaaattgaaaatattgtgtaatttagaaaaatgagcaaataatagaatatgatgaataatttataaaacaaaaagttaaattgtagaatttataaacaatttaccttcactatctcatcacaagggacccaaaagtcttgctcatcaaaaatgcagtctgccatatctttccctgtAGGGGTGGcaacataggatgaggaagaccactcctcaccaacaatcatacgtctcaaggccggCTTACAACGAAGCATGGAttgcaatgtgatgaagtttgtggcaaatcttgtgattcctggacgagctaactccttttactctgtgtattgtctcataagagccaacacccatgaatgactATATACAAATCTGCACACATTttttgccctttctacacatctcttgacccatgggagttttccaatatcctccaacattaGGTCAATGCAATGGGCAGCACATAGATGGGTGCCTCCCCATCAATAATctacctgcaacaacataatttgttgcattgcaattaatgaagttacaaaatagtaattaatttgcaaacaaaattagtttgtaatcaaaagtttacctgcagcaacataatttgctgcattgtcggtcaccacctataccacgttctcctcacccacctcatcaatcacctcctctatctgctcacatagataggtggcattcttgcaatcggtggaggcatcaatggacttgatgaaaacggtgccccttgaaataaaaaaataaatccagatcaatgatcattcaataaatcattaaataaaaaataaaaaattaatgattaaatgaaactaaaattaatcaatcatctgcagaagaaacaagaaaattaaggagagttccatttctcctatccgtccaaccatcagtcatgatggtgcaacctttagtgctccatatttgGCGTTGTTCACCTAATTCCTTAACATCATTCACCAATTGagtcaaaatgggtcccctcaaatcagactcagaaggggctttgaaccccgccccgcatatggtaagggcatcaaccatttctttccaataaggagacctgtcacaaataaattaaatgagataagTCAAGTATGTACGagaaaaaataaaatgaagaatcaaagtataaaaattaaaacaatcaaacataaaacattcCCCTGGCTGTAAAGAATGGAACACTGTCGTAGACCCAAAActtgccaactgccattttagtggcatcatggacctccttgttccaacccatgctctcaagcgactgttgggacccaggagtagtgcgaggcacaaagaaggtatccaacctagatttacgaatcctaggcccaatgctaacactcccactacaactactagtgctaggaaCATGAGAAGTGGCAGTGGCACTGCCATTTACAGAAGTAGAAGCAGAAGCACCAACACTAGCAGTAGCAAACTAAGTGGGAcaatatggaggtaaggaagaagggcctccaacacaacctaactgtgtccctcttcctaaagttgcctctctcccaatggccgctcgatactccttttgcttctttttcctttcaatttcctcaactATTACATAACAATCATGTACGGTCTCAGGgagtgcttttaggcatggttcgacATCATGTCCATGCACACCAGAAATACGGTATTTcagtctatatatacctccatggaatattgttttgcaaaatgtacattttgtttgcccctttcttgccctggaaaatcctcgtaatatttccaagcagggtcctttctaatggggggtctagaagctgaagtagacattgtaggatagttttgtgaaacttgaagttgaggcaaataagaaagtgaagtttattgcaataaaacattacaaatacaaaatgaaattaatacatacattcaaaaaaactaaggtagggtttgtaaatttaaaaaaaataaaaattgtagggtttgtcaaaacctacttttaaaataaataaattaacaaaccctacatacaaccctacatagtacaactacatactacatgctacatacaaacatacaaaagattttggaagaaaatgtaaaactttcaaaataactgaataaaaaatggaatttttgcatacaagaaacaaaaaaatcttcaaaaaaacaatcctacctcttacaacaagcttgaaatgagctgcaaactcttcctatccaactcttgatgcaccaaatccaaacacaatgcagcCCCAATGTGATAAATTGAAggaaacttgagcttcctccttcatggtttttcttctatgcacccttgtttttctttccaactcactttactcctatttttgcaagtgaatgaaatgaagttcacttttaggggttggagatgaataaccaaaaaaaaagaagttgaaaaagctttttaaaatgtttattttttgcttttttttggaCCTTGCCGCCGATCGAGTTTGaggctcgggactcgccgagtttggcgagtttatgCCAAACTCACCAACTCAGCGAGTCCGGCGAGTTTGTCGAGCCGAGTCTGAGCTCCAGAGACTCGGCGAGCATGTCTTAGGCTCGGACTTGCTGAGTTTGGCGAGTTTAaggcgattttctaatctctgaTCCGAATACATAGTAAGGCTATTGGAAAAACAGGAAGGAAGCAAAGCGTTTTCCCCTTCTTCTGGTTGTTATGTTTGTGCACTTAAGCTAATAATTATCTATTTATCTACACTTTTTCTCAGTTGCAACTTCTCTTATTGCATGTATCTAATATAAAAGCAGCCGACCTCTTCATTCTTGGCTCCTCTGTATATGGATTATTCTTCAAAATTGTGAGATTTTGAGATAGTTGCCATTGGAAATTTGATAATTTTGTGCTTCATATTGTTGATTGCAACAATTTCTTTTATATTGGGGAGTTTAGGATATATGATATATGTATCTTTATATATGATCATTTTAGGGATTTTGAATTTTATAAGTTTTTACTGAGGATGAATTGAGAAGAGAAATGGTATGAGGAGTTGATGAATGGGAAGGTTGACACTGTATTTCATGTAGCTTTTCTTATTGCATGGATCTAGTTTGAGAGGAATGGAATCTTCATTTTCGACTCTTTTGGCTTTTGACTATCGTGGAGaactatgagattgtgtaagatCTTAAGGCACAATGGTCAAATAGGTGAGAAATTGTACAAGCTTTTTATTTATGGGGTTCACAATGATTTCTGTATTATTGGAGAGTTTGACTTTGGGTCATTGAGATAATACATCAAGTGATGTCCAAAAAATAGGGTAGCCAACTCAAGGGCTGGTTTGGGTAAGTTAAAGGGCAATGGTTACACCTTGGGGTTGGAAGGGAACAGACGAACTCAGTTTGAGTTCTTGATCAATTTAGTTATTGATATGGTATTAACTATTAGGTAAATAAAAGGTtgctttgtttattattttggTTTATCATATCTTAATCTCAACATGATGGGTGGGGGGGGGGTTTCCAAGGAGAGTCTTGTTGGGAGGTGAGTCATGCAGTAAGGCAATGGTTTATCTACTTATCATGCTACTAATGATAAATGTGTTAGTCTGTTGTTAGAATGTGCTCCTTTATTGTAAACCTGAGAATTTTTTATGAGAACTTTTACTAACTTGAGTTGGTTTTGTCCTTAACTGATCTGATGGCAATTTGCTGGAATGCTTCTATTAAAGGGATCTTTCTTGAAATGGTTTCTTGCTCTAGTGAAATTTGTCAATTCCTCCAGAATAGATTGTCTTTTAACTATTTTGGTGGCTTGGCTTTCATTCTGTGTTGGCTTTGGTCCTCTTGTATTTTCCATATGCAACATGGATTGCTTCTATGATTAATAAACATTCCAATCTGGTCATCTGGTGGTTTTTAAGAGTCTGGGTTGTTTCCAAGCTTGATTCTTCTTCTCACACCTTGTtgctcttttcctcttcctttgatgCTCTTTGATCGTATGTGATATTACTCTGCAACTTGTAGTCCAGAAAACATTATGTCAATATGAGTGTCTTAAGCTACATAAGAGTGCTTACGAATGAACATTCAAACTCCTTCGTTACCTTTTCGTGGCTTGGTTTTGACCAACCAGTGGAACTACTTTGTCTCCTTTCCTGATAGTTTAGTCTTTATTGCTCAAGTGAAGTTTGTTAGATCCTCCAACAATTTCTCTTTAACTATCTTAGTGGCTTGGCTTTTATCCTAGACTCGTTCTGCGGTCTTCATATTGTTGTATGTAGCAAGATCTGCATAAAAAAAATCAGCATTCCAATCTGGTCATTGTGATGGTTATTATCAGCCTGAGttgtgtaatgtggtgaaaattgggaattatggtttcaccaagtaaatccactaaataaccaAATTAAGTTTTAACACAacatacattgaaagaggattgaacccaatagatctaggctcaatccctaATGGAGAAAGAACGGAGATTCTGATTGGATTCACTCGTTGGAATTGATTattctctttcttagttgaatttggaatgtaattgtgaaattagggcaaaagTATGATTAATTGAAGTAAATTGTCGCAAATAGACTACTACAGATATCCCACGAAGCCACAAACTGAGATATGGGCAAAAGAATATGTTTAGAACCCGTTCCCAAAAGTTCGGCCTGATTTTTCGGGACCAAGTAGCATAGATCCGCCCTGGTCCTCGAATATTTTGCCTTCGAAAGTTGAACCTGTTCGTCACTGTCGACACTGCCAGAATTCCTGAGTACAACTTTTGCActtgtttcttgcacacagaaagaggGAAAGATTTTGGGAATaggatagggttttgccttaggtcaaaccttggttttgaaattaaccatgaaattgaattgataaatgtaatgcaAGATTgtaataaaatactttccttttgagggaaaggttaaaATGCTTGAAACAATAATGTATACCTTGATCAAATTTTGTTTGATCTTCACACAAAGGTTTTAGGttttcatgtaggatgtcttcataaaacattgatcatggatgccatcttcaatagttgaacttgacttcacttctgctccaatgccttgctcacttgaattgaattaggATCATAATTTTTGCCTCTTGAAAatgttaggtttcaaatgagaggggtagacctcttttATATTTAACTGTTCGAAAACAAATTGAATTTTGGGAACAGGCAGACACGGGATCAAATTTCCCGCTCATTTGAGATGACCGTTGTGAGGTCCCAATTTAGGGCCTGattaggaggactagggcacccaatgccTTGGTCTTGAAAATTAGGACTTCAAAATGAGGGGGGAGATGGAAaggtgatgaaaatgtgagtttggaatgcggtgtgagtagaatcaacatTGTAATTAGGCATAGGAAGCTGGaacgccaaagtgaggcctaggtgaggaagaaattgtaagggagtacaatttacgatgctacaagttGTTTCCAAGCTTGATTCTTCTTCTCGCATCTTCTTGTTACTCTTTTCCTCTTGCTTTCTTGCTCTTTGATTGTATGTAACACTATGTGTTCCTGCTGCAATTTGTAATATAGAAAACATTATACTCATTCATGATTGTCTTAAGCTACATGAGAGGGCCTATGGACGAACATTTGAATTACTTTTGTACCTTTTCCCTACTTTGGTTTGATCAACAAGTGAAACTACTTTGGTTCCTTTCCTTTGCTGCCTTCTTACTGTACATGTCTAATGAGTTGGACCTA from Cryptomeria japonica chromosome 3, Sugi_1.0, whole genome shotgun sequence harbors:
- the LOC131070451 gene encoding uncharacterized protein LOC131070451 isoform X2, with amino-acid sequence MGQRRNKKTSAGVEKSLTSILNSCSATSNNQRSIEQGSPPSRKCTSVEKNGNGDGTAPANDCVISKRVRSRGKHPGKENAVEIELDVKNLSKRRSRRIQSKGLQDTLGNEQHENEKRSAAHIVVEVDSTTTKHKKVATRSSDGEGGQVRKSKRSRVQSSTAAGSSTVKNHDMADSCLKKNLSKVCDLTGTSCPPQGSLLPRTEAEAVETGSNSVPNTPAINLTQEAHHNSADDGSLNTLGMKVKSLQKCQNNDDNFDENDGVAIAITEMHKNYSKLHAKYRKLKARKLDEVDAYIGQQAKKFSEYIDVAEGLLEHLRNDNSRLRSEADESVALNRVKILEHQNAECQSHLLEERSKNLSLVKEVKRLEQLLLDRENMNKQAQNTNQQCQDISTQSFSFSEKSVVLQPERHDGIVDLPCAGLQKLSKNPTSFKEAMVQTEVIVNNCCSKCHVIIEEPGSRQICNKSASGTVSIFNPDSYALSQGDKPVLEDTRKGFSNNVCCTRANGLFQMLLQCMLGLQFSTVNERDGLEVLVLHESSGFSFKLKYLSAEDDIKLRENGQILYCSVSLGTLQKIAPDWMKEEIVFSMGQANLFFDRILQVVNGCGINILAR